The following is a genomic window from Nitrososphaerales archaeon.
TTCAGGTAGGTCTGAACTCATAAGGGCTGGCATAAGGATGCTACTTACTGACAAATTGGAAAAGGAGAGGTTGATGGGCGATATTGGTTGTGTGCTCACAGTTACTCATGAAGAAGAAGACGAACAAACAGTCACGAGCATCAAGCACAAGTTCGATGATATTATCAGAACGCACCTTCACTGCAAGCTAAAGAAGAACAAGTGTTTGGA
Proteins encoded in this region:
- a CDS encoding CopG family ribbon-helix-helix protein; this translates as MGIISISLNDNILRDMDDLQREFGFSGRSELIRAGIRMLLTDKLEKERLMGDIGCVLTVTHEEEDEQTVTSIKHKFDDIIRTHLHCKLKKNKCLELFVLDGEAAKIREMTKEFQANEGMEHVKLILA